Proteins encoded together in one Cyanobium sp. WAJ14-Wanaka window:
- a CDS encoding asparaginase — protein sequence MSLATNFGGTSRNSNPPLEVRLLRNGIAESRHRVHAVVCDGRGRVLMRAGDPQQLSFVRSALKPFQATVFVASGAADQCKCGERGLAIACASHAGTAMHAREAFKVLWGAELESDQLQCPIPECGSSALEHNCSGKHAAFLATCRRMGWSSESYLQKDHPLQQEILKRVAEMLGLPPEELVSARDDCGAPTLQLQLAQMALLYAHLGAGAQADLERLSRAMLAHPELVAGEGRFDTKVMRSGHGQVLSKGGAEGIQCLSRVGEGMGVAIKVEDGSARAKHAVALHLLEQLDWLTPMTLEDLRAKYLAPAPHLRLDVRGELRFD from the coding sequence ATGAGCCTGGCGACCAATTTCGGGGGTACTAGCCGCAATAGCAATCCGCCCCTCGAGGTGCGGCTACTGCGCAATGGCATTGCCGAATCCCGCCACCGGGTGCATGCGGTGGTCTGCGATGGCCGCGGCCGGGTGTTGATGAGGGCCGGCGATCCCCAACAGCTCAGTTTTGTCCGCTCGGCGTTGAAACCATTTCAGGCCACGGTGTTTGTGGCCAGTGGCGCAGCTGACCAGTGCAAATGCGGTGAGCGGGGCCTGGCCATTGCCTGCGCCTCCCACGCCGGCACGGCCATGCATGCCCGGGAGGCCTTCAAGGTGCTCTGGGGGGCGGAGCTGGAGTCGGATCAACTGCAGTGCCCCATCCCCGAATGCGGCAGCAGCGCCCTAGAGCACAACTGCTCGGGCAAGCACGCCGCCTTTTTGGCCACCTGCCGGCGCATGGGCTGGAGCAGCGAAAGCTATTTGCAGAAAGATCACCCCCTGCAGCAGGAAATCCTCAAACGGGTGGCAGAAATGCTGGGCCTACCGCCCGAAGAACTGGTATCTGCCCGCGACGACTGCGGCGCCCCCACCCTGCAGCTGCAACTGGCCCAGATGGCCCTGCTCTACGCCCACCTGGGCGCTGGCGCCCAGGCCGATTTGGAGCGGCTGAGCAGGGCGATGCTTGCCCACCCAGAACTGGTGGCTGGCGAGGGCCGCTTCGACACCAAAGTGATGCGCAGCGGCCACGGCCAGGTGCTCAGCAAGGGGGGAGCCGAAGGAATCCAATGCCTCAGCCGGGTTGGCGAGGGGATGGGGGTGGCCATCAAGGTTGAAGACGGCTCGGCCCGGGCAAAACATGCCGTGGCGCTCCACCTACTGGAGCAGCTCGACTGGCTTACGCCCATGACCCTGGAGGATCTGCGCGCCAAATATTTGGCACCTGCGCCCCACCTACGCCTGGATGTGCGCGGGGAGCTGCGCTTCGACTGA
- a CDS encoding RNA polymerase subunit sigma: MPNSKPGLMGDHHRAFAIKHLNLARHQAHRFARRHDIPFEVLIGVAYEGLCKAALGFDASKGFMPSSYVVPKVKGELLHYVRDFGYGLRISCALKELWMRGRRQLPLGYGDAEIASQLKVSLDRWLECRLACEFAPIPLDQAWAYLE; the protein is encoded by the coding sequence ATGCCTAATTCCAAGCCGGGTTTGATGGGCGACCACCACCGGGCCTTTGCCATCAAACATCTCAATTTGGCTCGCCACCAGGCCCATCGTTTTGCGCGGCGCCATGACATCCCCTTTGAGGTTTTAATCGGCGTTGCCTATGAGGGGCTGTGTAAGGCAGCCCTGGGATTTGATGCCTCAAAGGGCTTCATGCCCTCTAGCTATGTGGTGCCAAAGGTGAAGGGTGAATTGCTCCACTATGTGCGCGATTTTGGCTACGGGCTGCGTATCAGTTGTGCCCTTAAGGAGCTCTGGATGCGGGGCCGCAGGCAGCTGCCGCTGGGCTATGGCGATGCCGAAATTGCCAGCCAGCTCAAGGTGAGCCTCGATCGCTGGCTGGAATGCCGATTGGCCTGCGAATTTGCCCCGATCCCCCTGGATCAGGCCTGGGCCTACTTGGAGTAG
- a CDS encoding GMC oxidoreductase, with amino-acid sequence MAKPATHADAIVVGSGATGGVAAMVLAEAGLRVLVLEAGPSLAAAQAFGSEPLNSLRRLRNISSGKQARQCHHPGFWKHNPDLFVDERENPYSTPVDAPYLWSRGRQVGGKSLTWGGITLRLSDHEFKAGERDGHGPSWPIASADLSSYYDRLERLLQVHGHCDGLSQLPDGQFQAPLPFTPGEKHLKTAIEGELGLPLIHSRGFNLEAPSRANPWPRSSSPGVTLARALATGRTTVRSNSVVSHVLLASCQSRARGVVVIDGQSGARQQLEAPLVVLCASTIETLRILLHSSEGVQSGGLIDPSGSLGRHLLDHISTSRFFSIPGIAAPERPHELSGAGSCFIPNTVNLDGAKAGEQTSGFLRGYGIWSAIQRFDPPALLQRRRGEAVGFLIGHGEVLADADNRVTLHPERRDRWGIPIAHISCRWGPNEKLMLEHMHRRMEAVVQAAGGSIRPIEELFVLPLLEPWIKTSLAVSPGAPPPGYYIHELGGARMAASAEGGVVNGLNQCWGAKNLLVVDGACWPTAAWQSPTLTEMAITWRACEAAAQRLKNDQQH; translated from the coding sequence ATGGCAAAACCGGCCACCCATGCCGACGCAATCGTGGTGGGCTCAGGCGCCACTGGCGGGGTGGCGGCCATGGTGCTGGCTGAGGCCGGGCTGCGGGTGTTGGTGCTGGAGGCCGGACCATCCCTGGCGGCGGCCCAGGCCTTTGGCTCCGAACCGCTCAACAGCCTGCGGAGGTTGCGCAACATCAGCAGCGGCAAACAGGCCCGGCAATGCCATCACCCTGGTTTCTGGAAGCACAACCCCGATCTGTTTGTCGATGAACGGGAGAACCCCTACTCAACCCCCGTAGATGCCCCCTACCTCTGGAGCCGGGGCCGGCAGGTGGGGGGTAAGAGCCTGACCTGGGGTGGCATCACCCTGCGGCTTTCCGACCACGAATTCAAGGCCGGCGAGCGGGATGGCCATGGCCCCAGTTGGCCAATCGCCAGCGCCGATCTATCCAGCTACTACGACCGACTCGAGCGGCTACTGCAGGTGCACGGCCACTGCGATGGCCTCTCCCAGCTGCCCGATGGCCAATTTCAGGCCCCCCTGCCCTTCACCCCCGGCGAAAAACACCTCAAAACCGCCATCGAGGGCGAGTTGGGCCTGCCCCTGATCCACTCGCGCGGCTTCAACCTGGAGGCGCCCAGTAGGGCCAATCCCTGGCCCCGCTCCAGCAGCCCCGGCGTAACGCTGGCAAGGGCCCTGGCCACTGGCCGCACGACGGTGCGCAGCAACAGTGTGGTGAGCCATGTGCTGCTGGCTAGCTGCCAGAGCAGGGCTAGGGGGGTGGTGGTGATAGATGGCCAGAGCGGCGCGCGCCAACAGCTCGAGGCCCCCCTGGTGGTGCTCTGTGCCTCCACCATCGAAACCCTGCGGATCCTGCTGCACTCCAGCGAAGGGGTCCAGTCGGGCGGGCTGATTGACCCCTCGGGCAGCCTGGGCCGCCACCTGCTCGACCACATCTCGACCAGCCGCTTCTTCTCAATCCCGGGGATCGCGGCACCGGAGCGGCCCCATGAATTGTCGGGGGCGGGCAGCTGCTTCATTCCCAATACCGTCAATCTAGACGGGGCAAAAGCTGGGGAGCAAACCAGTGGCTTTCTGCGGGGCTATGGCATCTGGAGCGCCATCCAGCGCTTTGACCCGCCCGCCCTGCTGCAACGCCGCCGTGGGGAAGCGGTGGGTTTCCTAATTGGCCATGGAGAGGTGCTCGCCGATGCCGACAACCGGGTAACGCTGCATCCCGAGCGGCGGGACCGTTGGGGTATCCCGATCGCCCACATCAGTTGCCGGTGGGGCCCAAACGAAAAACTGATGCTCGAGCACATGCACCGCCGCATGGAGGCAGTGGTGCAGGCGGCGGGGGGCAGCATCCGGCCGATCGAGGAATTGTTTGTATTGCCGCTGCTCGAACCCTGGATCAAAACCAGCCTGGCGGTCAGCCCTGGGGCACCACCGCCGGGTTACTACATCCACGAGCTAGGGGGTGCCCGCATGGCAGCGAGCGCAGAAGGTGGTGTGGTGAATGGGCTCAACCAGTGCTGGGGCGCCAAAAACCTGCTGGTGGTGGATGGGGCCTGCTGGCCAACTGCGGCCTGGCAGAGCCCCACCCTCACCGAAATGGCGATTACCTGGAGGGCCTGTGAAGCGGCGGCCCAAAGACTCAAAAACGACCAACAGCACTAG
- a CDS encoding LuxR C-terminal-related transcriptional regulator, protein MVSADIRQSFPAKYAELEKDLAGYAVISVMGSSALLSLAVLQYPRIDLWAESLSKLWQLPIPDQGPLLICCSDDLPDGSLLDLLSQLQQRLGPQNSKRPIKVLALLDSHTDGPTLKALLRAGVHGLCCIDAVGEGQALLALATILRESVFIDDRFSRRLAEPSGPSQCLGSVGGLSDRERTVLQLLSAGYSSAEMAGRLRIRPDTVRRYLSDAYQKIGVRDRSQAVAWCLNQGLMTRRELQQLFG, encoded by the coding sequence GTGGTTTCCGCCGATATACGCCAATCTTTTCCGGCTAAATACGCCGAACTTGAGAAAGACCTGGCCGGCTATGCAGTGATCTCGGTGATGGGATCCTCTGCCCTGCTCAGTCTTGCGGTGCTGCAATATCCCCGCATTGATCTCTGGGCTGAATCGCTTAGCAAGCTATGGCAATTGCCCATACCCGATCAGGGGCCCCTGCTGATTTGCTGCAGCGATGATCTTCCCGATGGTTCCCTGCTCGACCTGCTCTCCCAGTTGCAGCAGCGATTAGGGCCCCAAAACAGCAAGCGCCCCATCAAGGTGCTGGCCCTGCTCGATTCCCACACCGATGGCCCCACCCTGAAGGCCCTGCTAAGGGCCGGGGTGCATGGGCTTTGCTGCATTGATGCAGTCGGCGAGGGCCAGGCCTTACTTGCCCTGGCCACCATCCTGCGGGAAAGTGTCTTTATCGATGATCGCTTCAGTAGGCGCCTTGCCGAACCCAGCGGCCCCAGCCAGTGCCTCGGATCAGTCGGTGGTTTGAGTGATCGGGAGCGCACGGTGCTGCAATTGCTAAGCGCTGGCTATAGCAGTGCGGAGATGGCTGGCCGCCTGCGGATTCGCCCCGATACGGTGCGCCGCTACCTCAGTGACGCCTACCAGAAGATTGGCGTAAGGGATCGCTCCCAGGCGGTGGCCTGGTGCCTCAACCAGGGCTTAATGACGCGCCGTGAATTGCAGCAACTCTTTGGCTGA
- a CDS encoding DUF2811 domain-containing protein, which yields MQQIPDHAPSSVSVENQFPEDLFDAMKEFVRLHPQWDQYRLMQAALAGFLFQHGCKDRAVARHYLNGLFQRATANSGSSAP from the coding sequence ATGCAGCAGATCCCCGACCACGCCCCCAGCAGCGTCAGCGTTGAAAACCAATTCCCGGAAGACCTCTTCGATGCGATGAAGGAGTTTGTGCGCCTCCACCCCCAATGGGACCAATACCGGCTGATGCAGGCAGCTCTGGCGGGCTTTCTCTTCCAACATGGCTGCAAGGACCGGGCCGTGGCTCGCCACTACCTCAATGGCCTGTTCCAGAGGGCAACTGCCAACAGTGGCTCTAGCGCTCCCTAA
- a CDS encoding DUF2811 domain-containing protein — protein MTLERGLSNASISLEAEVPEVLYQGMREYIRSHPDWDQYRLVTSALANFLFQNGCQEPGVSRQYLKGLFQEP, from the coding sequence ATGACTTTGGAGAGGGGACTGTCAAATGCTTCGATCAGCCTGGAGGCTGAGGTGCCTGAGGTGCTCTACCAAGGCATGCGCGAGTACATCCGCAGCCATCCCGATTGGGATCAATACCGGCTGGTGACCTCTGCCCTCGCCAACTTCCTATTTCAGAACGGCTGCCAGGAACCAGGGGTCTCCCGCCAATACCTCAAGGGCTTATTCCAGGAGCCATAG
- a CDS encoding PIN domain-containing protein, with translation MTLLLDTSLWIDFTRARSPAAIKQYIAPYVLDPAAHLAEPVRFEVLRAARPEEALVLEAQFITLPLLPTPADLWQQAIDLGQACRRIGRTVLSLDLLVAAVALHHNAELVSFDADFDAIASVSALRLNRLTRPL, from the coding sequence ATGACCCTTCTGCTCGACACCAGTCTCTGGATCGACTTCACCCGGGCTCGCAGCCCGGCGGCCATCAAGCAGTACATCGCGCCCTATGTGCTCGATCCCGCGGCCCATCTGGCAGAACCGGTTCGCTTCGAGGTGCTCCGTGCCGCAAGGCCCGAGGAGGCCCTAGTGCTCGAAGCCCAGTTCATCACCCTGCCCTTGCTTCCCACGCCAGCGGATCTCTGGCAGCAGGCGATTGACCTGGGCCAAGCCTGTCGCCGGATCGGCCGCACTGTGCTGAGCCTCGATCTGCTAGTTGCCGCCGTGGCCCTGCACCACAACGCCGAGCTGGTGAGCTTCGACGCCGACTTCGACGCCATCGCTTCGGTGAGTGCCCTGCGTCTCAACCGCCTAACTCGCCCTCTCTGA
- a CDS encoding superoxide dismutase gives MVLAPLLLGAPEAAWAEYVLPPLPYQGEALEPQIDQKTMEIHHDRHHGAYVNNLNAQIATYPELEQLSVEELQGQIGRFNTAVRNNGGGHYNHSQFWLVMAPASTSTTAARASKPSKALSKAIDSAFGSLPAMQEQFNKEASSVFGSGWAWLIVKPDGGLAITTTANQDNPLMDLPGIERGKPLLGLDLWEHAYYLNYQNMRPKYISAWWDLVNWDEVNRRFS, from the coding sequence ATGGTGCTGGCGCCCCTATTGCTGGGTGCGCCTGAAGCAGCCTGGGCGGAGTATGTGCTGCCGCCACTGCCCTATCAAGGCGAGGCGCTGGAGCCGCAAATTGATCAAAAAACGATGGAGATTCACCACGACAGGCACCACGGCGCCTACGTGAATAATCTCAATGCCCAGATCGCCACCTACCCCGAGCTGGAGCAACTTTCAGTTGAAGAGCTCCAGGGGCAGATTGGTCGCTTCAATACGGCGGTGCGCAACAACGGCGGCGGCCACTACAACCACTCCCAATTTTGGCTGGTAATGGCACCTGCAAGCACGTCCACCACGGCAGCCAGGGCCAGTAAGCCATCAAAGGCCTTGAGCAAGGCAATTGATTCAGCCTTTGGCTCGCTGCCAGCCATGCAGGAGCAATTCAACAAGGAGGCCAGCTCCGTATTTGGTTCTGGCTGGGCCTGGCTGATCGTCAAGCCCGATGGCGGCCTGGCCATCACCACCACCGCCAACCAGGACAACCCCCTGATGGACCTACCGGGCATCGAAAGGGGAAAACCCCTGCTTGGCCTAGATCTGTGGGAGCACGCCTACTACCTCAACTACCAAAACATGCGCCCGAAATACATCAGCGCCTGGTGGGATCTGGTCAATTGGGATGAGGTGAACAGGCGCTTCTCCTAG
- a CDS encoding sirohydrochlorin chelatase: MTAPGPAVLREGPHGPLGVLVCGHGSRNKLAVAEFAQLAQQLQALLPQVPVEYGYLEFARPILRDGLEALRARGVRHVLAVPAMLFAAGHAKNDIPSVLNTYAAETGLKIDYGRELGVDLKMIQAAGARIRECLDREGSDREESDHKSPASDLSDTLLVVVGRGSSDPDANSNVAKVTRMLVEGFGFGWGETVYSGVTFPLVEPGLRHVVKLGYRRIVVFPYFLFSGVLVSRIFQHTDLVAADHPQVSFLKASYLADHPLVLDTFVERVEEVVRGDTNMNCSLCKYRAQVLGFETEVGAPQQSHHHHVEGLTDGCDLCERECTGACQSDGAPISAGHDHPHDHDHPHDHGHSHDHDHHHPTYPHADHPLGPRTLRKGA, encoded by the coding sequence ATGACAGCCCCTGGGCCAGCAGTTCTTCGGGAGGGGCCCCATGGCCCGCTTGGGGTTTTGGTTTGCGGCCATGGCAGCCGCAACAAGTTGGCGGTGGCCGAATTTGCCCAGCTAGCCCAGCAGCTCCAGGCCCTTTTGCCCCAGGTGCCGGTGGAATACGGCTACCTGGAATTCGCCCGCCCGATCCTGCGCGATGGCCTGGAGGCCCTGAGGGCCCGGGGGGTGCGCCATGTGCTGGCGGTGCCGGCGATGCTGTTTGCGGCGGGCCATGCCAAAAACGACATCCCCTCCGTTCTCAATACCTACGCCGCCGAAACGGGTCTAAAGATCGACTACGGCAGGGAGTTGGGGGTGGACCTCAAGATGATCCAGGCGGCCGGTGCCCGCATTCGCGAGTGCCTTGACCGTGAAGGGAGTGATCGTGAAGAGAGTGATCACAAATCTCCGGCTTCAGATCTGAGCGACACCCTGTTGGTGGTGGTGGGCCGGGGCTCTTCCGATCCCGATGCCAATTCCAATGTCGCCAAGGTGACGCGGATGCTGGTGGAGGGCTTTGGTTTTGGCTGGGGCGAAACCGTCTATTCGGGCGTCACCTTTCCCCTGGTGGAACCCGGCCTGCGCCATGTGGTGAAGCTCGGCTATCGGCGGATTGTGGTGTTCCCCTACTTCCTCTTCTCAGGGGTGTTGGTGAGCAGGATTTTTCAGCACACCGACCTGGTGGCCGCCGATCACCCGCAGGTCAGCTTCCTGAAGGCCAGCTACCTGGCCGATCACCCCCTGGTGCTCGACACCTTTGTGGAGCGGGTGGAGGAGGTGGTTCGGGGTGACACGAACATGAATTGTTCGCTTTGCAAATACCGGGCCCAGGTGCTCGGCTTTGAAACCGAGGTGGGGGCCCCTCAGCAAAGCCACCACCACCATGTGGAAGGCCTCACCGATGGCTGTGACCTCTGTGAGCGCGAGTGCACGGGCGCCTGCCAGAGCGATGGGGCGCCGATCTCGGCTGGCCACGATCACCCGCACGACCACGACCATCCCCATGACCATGGGCATTCCCATGATCACGACCACCATCACCCCACCTATCCCCACGCGGACCATCCACTAGGCCCCCGCACCCTGCGCAAGGGGGCCTAG
- a CDS encoding TspO/MBR family protein, with protein MVAALLILLVMVAVGALLNPSREQFAWFIRLRRPAWLTFEGLIPLIWISIYVCFYSSALLTWNGSWSWGLMAGYLGLLLLVQSYTWLICTTRKLGNGTAVGLAGWMWGVALAMVVLPHSIPAVLLLIPYLLWSPLGTLVTWQMQRLNR; from the coding sequence ATGGTTGCTGCGCTGCTGATCTTGCTGGTGATGGTGGCGGTGGGGGCCCTGCTCAATCCAAGCCGCGAACAATTCGCCTGGTTCATTCGTTTACGGCGGCCGGCCTGGCTCACCTTTGAGGGCCTGATACCGCTGATCTGGATCAGCATCTACGTCTGCTTTTACAGCTCAGCCCTGCTGACTTGGAACGGCAGCTGGAGCTGGGGCCTAATGGCTGGCTACCTGGGCCTGCTGCTACTGGTGCAGAGCTACACCTGGCTGATCTGCACCACCCGCAAGCTGGGCAATGGCACGGCAGTGGGCCTGGCCGGCTGGATGTGGGGCGTAGCGCTGGCGATGGTGGTGTTGCCCCACTCAATACCGGCGGTGCTGCTACTAATTCCCTACTTGCTCTGGAGCCCCCTGGGCACCCTGGTGACCTGGCAGATGCAGCGGCTAAATCGCTGA
- a CDS encoding TMEM165/GDT1 family protein: MALPEASGLAAFSSSLTAISLAELGDKTFFMALILAIRHPRRWVFVGAFAALAAVTMISLGLGYGFKGILPEAVVPWLAAALFLGFGLKLLLEAQGLGAQAANQEAEQAEAIVNEAESSKNFDSAWGVIWEAFVLVFIAELGDRTQFATIFLATAPAFSFTGLLAGSLAGHGLVTALAVNAGKWIGQRVDEQLLYRLSGGLFLAFGLVALKQALV; this comes from the coding sequence ATGGCCCTGCCTGAAGCTTCTGGCCTGGCGGCATTTAGCTCCAGCCTCACGGCGATCAGCCTGGCGGAATTGGGCGACAAGACCTTCTTTATGGCCTTGATCCTGGCGATCCGCCACCCGCGCCGTTGGGTGTTTGTGGGGGCCTTTGCGGCCCTGGCCGCCGTGACCATGATTTCCCTGGGTCTGGGTTATGGCTTCAAGGGAATCCTGCCCGAGGCGGTGGTGCCCTGGCTGGCTGCGGCGCTCTTCCTCGGTTTCGGCCTGAAGCTGCTGCTCGAAGCCCAGGGCCTGGGGGCCCAAGCGGCCAACCAGGAGGCCGAACAGGCAGAAGCCATCGTGAATGAAGCCGAAAGCAGCAAAAACTTTGATTCGGCCTGGGGGGTGATCTGGGAAGCCTTCGTGCTGGTGTTTATTGCCGAACTAGGTGATCGCACCCAGTTCGCCACAATTTTCCTGGCCACGGCACCGGCCTTTAGTTTTACGGGGCTGCTGGCTGGATCCCTTGCTGGCCATGGCCTAGTTACGGCCCTGGCGGTAAACGCGGGGAAGTGGATCGGTCAACGGGTAGATGAACAGCTGCTCTACCGACTCAGTGGTGGCCTATTTCTGGCCTTTGGTCTGGTGGCCCTCAAACAAGCCCTGGTCTGA
- a CDS encoding helix-turn-helix domain-containing protein: MSAISPTLLVDLTAALREAGRSDLVERLMASTQPAVLTSTEAASLLGVASANTVKNWLEGGHFPGAFQTPGGHWRFPREEVEAVMMRMEDLRGRNRQVDLMPVGGDEESIHPPLP, encoded by the coding sequence ATGAGCGCGATCAGCCCAACCCTTCTCGTCGACCTGACCGCTGCCCTGCGCGAAGCGGGCCGCAGCGATCTGGTGGAACGCTTGATGGCCAGCACCCAGCCAGCCGTGCTCACCAGTACTGAAGCGGCAAGCCTGCTTGGCGTTGCTTCCGCCAATACCGTGAAGAACTGGCTGGAGGGCGGGCATTTCCCAGGAGCATTCCAAACTCCAGGTGGCCACTGGCGTTTTCCGCGAGAAGAGGTCGAAGCCGTCATGATGCGGATGGAAGATCTTCGGGGCCGCAATCGACAGGTAGACCTCATGCCTGTTGGAGGGGATGAAGAGAGCATTCATCCACCTCTGCCCTGA
- a CDS encoding peptide ligase PGM1-related protein: MPLSFAELQQQLQPAWGQENGAKGADVDLLVVPSLSMDPAQMAMITGAHHYEERQLFSLIRLRDPGVRAIYVTSKLLPELVVDAVLELLPGVPTSHARRRLHLFDTDDASPRSLTEKLLERPALLARIKDLLRPGRSLMTCFVVSEQEKRLSELLQIPLLGTDPALGYWGSKAGSRELFAACGVPHPAGSGLVYNLDDLAEATATLWEDHPDLGRCVVKLNEGFSGEGNAPFELAPLQLEGRSGRERRQLIRQSLEQLPMPAPSWRLLLGDRGALVEAWLEGGDGLSSPSVQGTIYPGGAVDVLSTHEQILGGPSGQTYLGCQFPCADPYRLELMRHGQAVGEALAQRGCLERYAVDFIARRFGDRWDLQAIEVNLRQGGTTHPYMALRAITTGELDPATGLFMAPTGQPLHYQASDNLADPALRGLLPADLIDIVAEADLHYDPARLRGSVFHLLGCLSEFGKLGMTCVGGSAAEAQAVYRATESQLIGRAQLIASAP, translated from the coding sequence ATGCCCCTTTCATTTGCCGAACTCCAACAGCAGCTCCAACCTGCATGGGGGCAGGAGAACGGGGCCAAGGGCGCCGATGTGGACCTGCTGGTGGTGCCTTCGCTGAGCATGGATCCGGCCCAGATGGCCATGATCACTGGGGCGCACCACTACGAGGAGCGCCAGCTGTTCTCCCTGATTCGGCTCCGGGATCCAGGCGTGCGGGCTATCTATGTGACCAGCAAGTTGCTGCCGGAGCTGGTGGTGGATGCGGTGCTGGAGCTGCTGCCGGGGGTGCCCACCTCCCATGCCCGCCGGCGCTTACATCTCTTCGACACCGACGACGCCTCGCCCCGCTCCCTCACCGAAAAGCTGCTGGAGCGCCCGGCCCTACTGGCCCGGATCAAGGATCTGCTGCGCCCCGGCCGCAGTTTGATGACCTGCTTTGTGGTCAGTGAGCAGGAAAAACGGCTCTCCGAGCTGTTGCAAATTCCCCTGCTGGGCACCGACCCTGCCCTGGGTTACTGGGGCAGCAAGGCAGGTAGTCGGGAGCTATTTGCCGCCTGCGGTGTGCCCCATCCCGCCGGCAGTGGCCTGGTTTACAACCTCGATGACCTGGCGGAAGCCACCGCAACGCTCTGGGAAGACCACCCCGATTTAGGCCGCTGTGTGGTCAAGCTCAACGAGGGCTTCAGCGGGGAGGGCAATGCCCCCTTTGAACTGGCGCCGCTCCAGCTGGAGGGCCGCAGTGGCCGCGAGCGACGCCAGCTAATTCGCCAATCCCTGGAGCAGTTGCCTATGCCTGCCCCCTCCTGGCGGCTCCTGCTCGGCGATCGGGGTGCCTTGGTGGAGGCCTGGCTGGAGGGCGGCGATGGCCTGAGTTCACCCAGCGTGCAGGGCACGATCTATCCCGGCGGTGCCGTGGATGTGCTCTCCACCCATGAGCAGATCCTTGGTGGCCCCAGCGGCCAGACCTACCTGGGCTGCCAATTCCCCTGCGCCGACCCCTATCGCCTCGAGTTGATGCGCCACGGCCAGGCCGTCGGTGAAGCCCTAGCCCAGCGGGGTTGCCTGGAGCGCTATGCCGTGGATTTCATCGCCCGCCGTTTTGGTGATCGCTGGGATCTGCAGGCGATTGAGGTCAACCTGCGCCAGGGGGGCACCACCCACCCCTACATGGCCCTGCGGGCGATCACCACCGGTGAGCTGGATCCGGCCACTGGCCTGTTTATGGCCCCCACCGGCCAACCCCTGCACTACCAGGCCAGCGACAACCTGGCGGATCCGGCCCTTAGGGGTCTGTTGCCCGCCGATCTGATCGACATCGTGGCCGAGGCCGACCTCCACTACGACCCGGCCCGGCTGCGCGGCAGCGTGTTTCACCTGCTCGGTTGCCTCTCGGAATTCGGCAAGTTGGGCATGACCTGCGTTGGTGGCAGTGCCGCCGAGGCCCAGGCGGTCTATCGGGCCACGGAAAGCCAGCTGATCGGCCGCGCCCAGTTGATCGCTAGTGCCCCGTAA
- a CDS encoding ParB-like protein: MALRLPPFQQLPPPGPKAKLLEIPIAQLQPTQLCVGLAEVRSRQSDFSSESGQELRSYLGTKPVPLVRSKKGEVWMVDRHHRLRALFELQPEATAFGYVALQLDCSDRQQVLAELNSRGWLYLYDGRGLGPLDPAALPPQLSGLQDDPYRSLVWKLKKEKLIDPAPLIPFHEFRWGAWLRSRALPPFSSGQLDPALPAARAFARSRAASHLAGWKGPNP, translated from the coding sequence ATGGCCCTACGCCTGCCCCCCTTCCAACAGCTTCCGCCCCCCGGCCCCAAGGCGAAGCTGCTGGAAATTCCCATCGCCCAGCTCCAGCCCACCCAGCTCTGCGTTGGCCTGGCCGAGGTGCGCAGTCGCCAAAGTGATTTCTCGAGCGAAAGCGGCCAGGAACTGCGTTCCTATCTGGGCACCAAACCCGTACCGCTGGTGCGCAGTAAGAAGGGGGAAGTGTGGATGGTGGATCGCCACCATCGCCTCAGGGCCCTATTCGAGCTCCAACCAGAGGCCACGGCCTTTGGCTATGTGGCCCTGCAACTGGACTGCTCCGATCGCCAGCAGGTGCTCGCCGAGCTCAACAGCCGAGGCTGGCTGTACCTCTACGACGGCCGGGGCCTCGGCCCCCTTGATCCGGCGGCCCTGCCACCGCAGCTAAGCGGCCTGCAGGACGACCCCTACAGAAGCCTGGTCTGGAAGCTCAAAAAGGAAAAGCTGATTGATCCAGCCCCCCTAATTCCCTTCCATGAATTCCGCTGGGGCGCCTGGTTACGCAGCAGGGCATTGCCGCCCTTCAGCTCGGGGCAACTCGATCCCGCCCTACCGGCGGCACGGGCCTTTGCCCGATCACGGGCCGCATCCCACCTGGCAGGCTGGAAAGGCCCCAACCCCTGA